From Deltaproteobacteria bacterium GWC2_65_14, one genomic window encodes:
- a CDS encoding TIGR00299 family protein, protein MTCAALLALSGAGKELRKALRGLPVRGYSLSVERATSSGIAGNRVSVKVSARKKSARHLPEILSLLRRSKLPGAARGRAVSCFELLADAEAQVHGTTRDKVHFHEVGAVDAIVDIVSASFLFEHLGAPETYCSALPGGSGEAWSSHGKIPVPGPATLSLLTGANWRFGEGEGELVTPTGAALLRAFGASFAPPPEMTVRAVGIGVGHREIPGRANILRVVEGEAVSGIRGRDRVLEIEANIDDMNPQRFELLMERAFDAGALDVVVIPATMKKNRPGWVLRILCPEERLEIVSAAVFSLSTAIGLRYHACDRLKLVRSVKTVSTRFGKIRVKEAELPDGSVRPVPEYDDVKKIVRARKATFDEVAAEVARKWRG, encoded by the coding sequence ATGACCTGCGCGGCGCTCCTTGCGCTTTCCGGGGCCGGGAAGGAGCTGCGCAAAGCGTTGCGCGGGCTTCCGGTCCGCGGATACTCCCTGTCCGTCGAGCGCGCCACCTCCTCCGGGATCGCGGGAAACCGGGTGAGCGTCAAGGTCTCCGCTCGGAAGAAGTCGGCGAGACATCTTCCCGAAATCCTCTCCCTCCTGCGTCGTTCGAAATTGCCGGGGGCGGCGCGGGGCCGCGCCGTTTCCTGCTTCGAGCTCCTGGCCGATGCGGAAGCGCAGGTGCACGGAACCACCCGGGACAAGGTGCATTTCCACGAAGTCGGGGCGGTCGACGCCATCGTCGACATCGTCTCCGCATCCTTCCTCTTCGAGCATCTGGGCGCGCCGGAGACCTACTGCTCGGCGCTTCCGGGAGGATCGGGCGAGGCATGGTCCTCCCACGGGAAGATCCCGGTCCCCGGCCCTGCGACCCTTTCCCTGCTCACCGGCGCCAATTGGCGCTTCGGGGAAGGGGAGGGAGAGCTGGTGACTCCCACCGGGGCGGCGCTCCTGCGCGCCTTCGGAGCCTCCTTCGCTCCTCCGCCGGAGATGACGGTCCGGGCGGTCGGAATCGGGGTCGGCCACCGGGAGATCCCCGGCCGCGCTAACATCCTCCGGGTGGTGGAGGGGGAAGCCGTCTCCGGCATCCGGGGGCGCGACCGGGTGCTCGAGATCGAGGCGAACATCGACGACATGAACCCGCAGCGGTTCGAGCTGCTGATGGAGCGGGCCTTCGACGCCGGGGCGCTCGACGTCGTCGTGATCCCGGCCACCATGAAGAAGAACCGACCCGGCTGGGTGCTGCGGATCCTCTGCCCGGAGGAGCGGCTCGAGATCGTCTCCGCGGCGGTCTTCTCCCTCTCCACCGCGATCGGGCTTCGGTACCATGCCTGCGACCGGCTCAAGCTGGTCCGATCGGTGAAGACGGTTTCGACCCGGTTCGGGAAGATCCGCGTCAAGGAGGCGGAGCTTCCCGACGGCTCCGTCCGTCCGGTCCCCGAGTACGACGACGTGAAGAAAATCGTTCGGGCGAGGAAGGCGACCTTCGACGAGGTGGCCGCCGAGGTGGCGAGGAAATGGCGAGGGTAA